Proteins encoded in a region of the Paucibacter sediminis genome:
- a CDS encoding D-Ala-D-Ala carboxypeptidase family metallohydrolase: MAGQDLSKAALASLSTATVRPEDLIAPNFQLYELTVSELAARRGIDNALHDDAALRSAVHLARAVLQPIRDRFGRFTPNSVYRSQALERLLKDRPASWISTSQHTEGRACDVEIAGMATLELAHWASANLPNYDQIICECYDPRKGPNSGWVHISLLPPGMGKNRRQLLSYVVDAASDKLVYVEGLQAQA, from the coding sequence ATGGCAGGACAAGATCTCAGCAAGGCCGCGCTGGCCAGCCTAAGTACCGCCACGGTGCGGCCCGAGGACCTGATCGCGCCCAACTTCCAGCTCTACGAGCTCACCGTCTCGGAGCTGGCAGCGCGGCGCGGCATCGACAACGCCCTGCACGACGACGCGGCCCTGCGCAGCGCCGTGCACCTGGCGCGCGCGGTGCTGCAGCCGATACGCGATCGCTTCGGCCGCTTCACGCCCAACAGCGTGTACCGCAGCCAGGCGCTGGAGCGCCTGCTGAAGGACCGCCCGGCCAGCTGGATCTCGACCAGCCAGCACACCGAGGGCCGCGCCTGCGACGTCGAGATCGCCGGCATGGCCACGCTGGAGCTGGCGCACTGGGCGAGCGCAAACCTGCCCAACTACGACCAGATCATCTGCGAGTGCTACGACCCGCGCAAAGGGCCCAACTCGGGCTGGGTGCACATCTCGCTGCTGCCGCCCGGCATGGGCAAGAACCGGCGCCAGCTGCTCAGCTATGTGGTCGATGCGGCGAGCGACAAGCTGGTCTACGTGGAGGGCCTGCAAGCACAGGCTTGA
- a CDS encoding Hsp20/alpha crystallin family protein: MSSLITRSHLFDDLLRDFNTGFYVRPLHGDPLPSPDKIKIDVKESAELFTVHAELPGVNKNDIKVAVDGNMVTVSAEVKQFDARGRDEKSLREERYFGTVSRSFQLGTEVDEGHASAKYENGILTLTLPKKQGTGSRQLKID; this comes from the coding sequence ATGAGCTCCCTGATCACTCGCAGCCATTTGTTCGACGACCTGCTGCGCGATTTCAACACCGGCTTCTACGTCCGGCCCCTGCACGGCGACCCGCTGCCCTCGCCCGACAAGATCAAGATCGACGTGAAGGAATCGGCCGAGCTCTTCACCGTGCATGCCGAACTGCCCGGCGTGAACAAGAACGACATCAAGGTTGCCGTGGACGGCAATATGGTGACCGTCAGCGCCGAGGTGAAGCAGTTCGACGCGCGCGGCCGCGATGAGAAGTCGCTGCGCGAAGAGCGCTATTTCGGCACCGTGTCGCGCAGCTTCCAGCTCGGCACCGAGGTCGATGAAGGCCATGCCAGCGCCAAGTACGAGAACGGCATCCTGACGCTCACCCTGCCGAAGAAGCAGGGCACGGGCAGCCGCCAGCTGAAGATCGACTGA
- a CDS encoding LysR family transcriptional regulator, which produces MEIYQLKTFIAVAAEGNLTRAAERVFTSPPAVSAQLKALEDELGVRLFDRTARGMSLTVAGQRLLAEAQRTIAASQALQAAAAQIRGQARGAVRMGTVSDPVSLRLGEVFVQLAERHPQVALQLQQGLSLRTMQAVRRGELDCAYVLNEQAQLDGLEVLRLTPVDIVAMLPPQWRADNLPGSLSALTELPWVATPTECGLRLQLETLFRSVGRELPVGPMADTEAAMRAMVASGLGAGLMRRDQAEELERQGQGRVWPGWRGQTWLCWVGPQAAAELPALTAVRESVLQVWGLAG; this is translated from the coding sequence ATGGAGATCTACCAGCTGAAGACATTCATCGCCGTGGCGGCGGAGGGCAATCTCACGCGTGCGGCCGAGCGGGTGTTCACCAGCCCGCCGGCCGTGAGCGCCCAGCTCAAGGCGCTGGAAGACGAGCTGGGCGTGCGGCTGTTCGACCGCACCGCACGCGGCATGTCGCTCACCGTCGCGGGCCAGCGCCTGCTGGCCGAGGCGCAGCGCACCATCGCCGCCTCGCAGGCCCTGCAGGCGGCTGCGGCGCAGATCCGCGGGCAGGCGCGCGGCGCGGTGCGCATGGGCACGGTGAGCGATCCGGTCTCGCTGCGCCTGGGCGAGGTGTTCGTGCAGCTGGCCGAACGGCATCCGCAGGTGGCGCTGCAGCTGCAACAGGGCCTGTCGCTGCGCACCATGCAGGCGGTGCGGCGCGGCGAGCTGGACTGTGCCTATGTGCTCAACGAGCAGGCGCAGCTGGATGGCCTGGAGGTGCTGCGCCTGACGCCGGTCGACATCGTCGCGATGCTGCCGCCGCAGTGGCGGGCCGACAACCTGCCCGGCTCGCTCAGCGCCCTGACCGAGCTGCCCTGGGTGGCGACGCCGACCGAATGCGGCCTGCGTCTGCAGCTGGAGACGCTGTTTCGCAGCGTGGGCAGGGAGTTGCCGGTCGGCCCCATGGCCGATACCGAAGCGGCGATGCGCGCCATGGTGGCGAGTGGCCTGGGCGCGGGGCTGATGCGGCGCGATCAGGCCGAGGAACTCGAGCGCCAGGGGCAGGGCCGGGTCTGGCCGGGCTGGCGCGGGCAAACCTGGCTGTGCTGGGTCGGCCCGCAGGCGGCAGCCGAGCTGCCGGCGCTCACGGCGGTGCGGGAGTCGGTGCTGCAGGTCTGGGGCTTGGCGGGCTAG
- a CDS encoding DMT family transporter: MPTALAPVVALLCATSAWGSLFLVGKPLLSVLDPLWFTVIRYLLAALLLGALAQLFGSTPWRKLRARLGRLTLLGLAGYGFFSVLVFYGLARSLPSHGAVIMASMPFTTLLLRWALDGQRPSAVSLVGAAMALAGVATVANVFSPAQAADAPMLLGDLLSLAGTLGWVLYTRGAAAMPELSPLEYTALTAVAAWPWMLLAALVATLLGLAQAPTIGVLASQLPALLYIAVLPTVLAAMAFNFGVRRLGAVAGTLFINMVPVSVLGVHALLGQAPSGAELAGAGLVALALGVNAWAGRKLTAGVGGHAARRPQTGAADCACSA, translated from the coding sequence ATGCCTACCGCGCTCGCTCCCGTCGTCGCCCTGCTCTGCGCCACCAGCGCCTGGGGCAGCCTGTTTCTTGTCGGCAAGCCGCTGCTGAGCGTGCTGGACCCGCTGTGGTTCACCGTCATTCGCTATCTGCTGGCCGCCCTCCTGCTCGGCGCGCTGGCCCAGCTCTTCGGCTCGACGCCCTGGCGCAAGCTGCGCGCCCGGCTCGGCCGCCTCACGCTGCTGGGGCTGGCCGGCTACGGCTTCTTCAGCGTGCTGGTGTTCTACGGCCTGGCGCGCTCGCTGCCCTCGCATGGCGCGGTCATCATGGCCAGCATGCCCTTCACCACCCTGCTGCTGCGCTGGGCGCTGGACGGGCAGCGCCCCTCGGCCGTGTCGCTGGTTGGCGCCGCCATGGCATTAGCCGGCGTGGCCACCGTGGCCAATGTCTTCAGCCCGGCGCAGGCGGCCGACGCGCCCATGCTGCTGGGCGATCTGCTCAGCCTGGCCGGCACGCTGGGCTGGGTGCTGTACACGCGCGGCGCCGCCGCCATGCCCGAGCTGAGCCCGCTTGAATACACGGCACTCACGGCCGTGGCGGCCTGGCCCTGGATGCTGCTGGCCGCGCTCGTGGCCACGCTGCTGGGCCTGGCGCAGGCCCCGACCATCGGCGTGCTGGCAAGCCAGTTGCCAGCGCTGCTCTACATCGCCGTGCTGCCCACCGTGCTGGCGGCCATGGCCTTCAACTTCGGCGTCCGCCGCCTGGGCGCCGTGGCCGGCACGCTGTTCATCAATATGGTGCCGGTCTCGGTGCTGGGCGTGCATGCGCTGCTGGGGCAGGCGCCGAGCGGCGCGGAACTGGCTGGGGCGGGCTTGGTGGCGCTGGCGCTGGGGGTGAATGCGTGGGCGGGGAGGAAGCTGACGGCTGGTGTGGGCGGCCATGCAGCAAGGCGGCCGCAAACGGGCGCTGCGGATTGTGCCTGCTCGGCTTAG
- a CDS encoding tyrosine-type recombinase/integrase, whose protein sequence is MAVMTFTPAFMATGLVCPPDKKKIEYGVADEPGLFAECRASEKAVPTWYLRLKNEKGTNIYKKLGTVQEVSLPQAKKLAKQLKAEHMLLPKLAYAPALPVEITLDEFMRKHYMPHAEMHKRSHVRDEQLYRIRIAPKFGHLPLSKINRHEVQVFHVGLVKEHGLSPASADLHVALFRHALALAQEWEMLEKNVLRGFKLFHVDNRVENYLDDAEVERLKNVLLADGNRMVALAILFLLVTGARLNSALHAKWRDVDMPNGVWLVPATEAKSKRANPQYLNPSALWILDAVGTRGSSEYVFVNRQTGKPFTTITRVWYRLRKEAGLSNKVRLHDLRHTFGKMVLAAGHSLPELQRAMNHADCRTTQRYGHLTGTTMRTVALAASVIVKPAEAVPA, encoded by the coding sequence ATGGCCGTCATGACCTTTACGCCGGCCTTCATGGCCACGGGCCTGGTGTGCCCGCCTGATAAGAAAAAAATCGAATACGGCGTGGCTGATGAGCCTGGCCTGTTCGCCGAGTGCCGCGCATCCGAGAAGGCTGTCCCGACTTGGTACCTGCGCCTAAAAAACGAAAAGGGTACGAACATTTACAAGAAGCTTGGCACCGTCCAGGAGGTTAGCTTGCCCCAGGCCAAGAAGCTCGCGAAGCAGCTTAAGGCCGAGCACATGCTGCTGCCGAAGCTGGCGTATGCCCCGGCACTGCCCGTCGAGATTACCTTGGACGAATTCATGCGCAAGCACTACATGCCGCACGCGGAGATGCATAAGCGCTCGCATGTTCGTGACGAGCAGCTCTACCGCATCCGCATCGCGCCGAAGTTTGGCCACCTCCCCCTCAGCAAAATCAATCGGCACGAAGTTCAGGTATTCCATGTTGGCTTGGTCAAGGAGCATGGCCTGAGCCCGGCATCTGCCGACTTGCACGTTGCGCTGTTTCGGCACGCGCTGGCGCTGGCACAGGAGTGGGAGATGCTGGAGAAGAACGTCCTTCGCGGCTTCAAGCTGTTTCACGTTGATAACCGCGTCGAGAACTATCTTGACGATGCCGAAGTTGAGCGTTTGAAGAACGTGTTGCTTGCAGATGGGAATCGCATGGTTGCTTTGGCGATCCTGTTTCTGCTGGTGACTGGCGCTCGCCTCAATAGCGCGCTGCATGCAAAGTGGCGTGACGTCGACATGCCGAACGGTGTCTGGCTTGTACCCGCGACCGAGGCGAAGTCCAAACGTGCCAATCCGCAGTACTTGAATCCGAGTGCGCTCTGGATTCTTGATGCTGTCGGCACCCGCGGGTCTTCGGAGTATGTGTTTGTAAATCGCCAGACGGGAAAGCCCTTCACGACCATTACGCGCGTCTGGTATCGCTTGCGTAAGGAAGCGGGCCTTAGCAATAAGGTGCGTCTCCATGACCTGCGACATACCTTCGGGAAGATGGTGCTCGCCGCTGGTCACAGCCTCCCCGAGCTGCAGCGCGCGATGAATCATGCAGACTGCCGCACGACCCAACGTTATGGACACTTGACGGGCACCACGATGCGAACTGTTGCACTGGCAGCGTCCGTGATCGTCAAGCCTGCCGAGGCGGTGCCGGCATAG
- a CDS encoding DUF3631 domain-containing protein: MEYDKVRRDEAKKLRVQLKTLDDMVKTARASSGPASRLPFTENEPAEEPVQPAKLLDDIAALIKKYVILEPEQADAAALWLAHTHLIDVADVSPIAIINAPERACAKTLFQTILGRLAYRPLFASNASMSALFRSIELWGATLLIDEADTFFRDNSDLHGMVNAGYKRGGFVLRSEVTTESIEPKMFSVYGAKSIAGIALEKHLPDATMSRGIVFGMRRKLAHEKVERFRHADDEVFNRLSSQLARFALDYAHQVRMARPTLPEQMSDRAQDNWEPLLAIAECAGDAWVQRATVAAIKMSVASESQASTGNDLLADIKEVLSKWSKPTIKTADLISMLIADDDMGWCTYNRGKPLTPRQLAKLLDAYSIKPKTVRQPKTPLEPNGSTPKGYDVGDFNDAFTRYLKADVPNACPEPQASTSPPTCLTDVAATEQQVEARRDGEPDLIRATAALLDPAPPKSPTSLVDADF, from the coding sequence ATGGAGTACGACAAGGTCCGCCGAGACGAGGCAAAGAAGCTGCGTGTGCAGCTCAAGACCTTGGACGACATGGTCAAGACTGCACGCGCCAGCAGTGGCCCGGCGAGTCGCCTGCCTTTTACCGAGAATGAGCCCGCCGAGGAGCCGGTGCAGCCGGCAAAGCTGCTCGACGACATCGCCGCCCTTATCAAGAAGTACGTCATCTTGGAGCCCGAGCAGGCCGATGCGGCTGCCCTGTGGCTGGCGCACACCCACTTGATAGATGTTGCGGATGTTTCGCCAATTGCGATCATCAATGCGCCCGAGCGAGCCTGTGCGAAGACGCTGTTCCAGACCATCCTTGGCCGCCTAGCCTACCGCCCGTTGTTCGCCTCGAACGCATCGATGTCGGCGCTCTTCCGTTCCATCGAGCTGTGGGGTGCCACCCTGCTTATCGATGAGGCTGACACCTTCTTTCGCGACAACTCGGATCTGCACGGCATGGTGAATGCGGGCTACAAGCGCGGAGGCTTCGTGCTGCGCAGCGAGGTGACCACCGAAAGCATTGAGCCCAAGATGTTTTCGGTGTACGGCGCCAAGTCGATCGCCGGCATCGCGCTTGAAAAACACCTGCCCGACGCCACCATGAGCCGAGGCATCGTGTTCGGCATGCGTCGCAAGCTTGCGCATGAAAAGGTCGAGCGCTTCCGCCATGCCGATGATGAGGTCTTCAACCGCCTCAGTTCGCAGTTGGCGCGCTTTGCCTTGGATTACGCGCATCAGGTTCGCATGGCGCGCCCCACCTTGCCCGAACAGATGAGCGACCGTGCGCAGGACAACTGGGAGCCGCTGCTGGCGATCGCGGAGTGCGCAGGTGATGCCTGGGTTCAGCGCGCCACCGTGGCAGCGATCAAGATGTCTGTCGCAAGCGAATCGCAGGCCAGCACCGGAAACGACCTGCTGGCGGACATCAAGGAGGTGCTGTCCAAGTGGTCCAAGCCGACCATCAAGACGGCCGACTTGATCTCGATGCTGATTGCCGACGATGACATGGGTTGGTGCACCTACAACCGCGGCAAGCCACTTACGCCCCGTCAGCTGGCCAAGCTGCTCGATGCCTACAGCATCAAGCCGAAGACCGTGCGCCAGCCCAAGACACCGCTGGAGCCCAACGGCAGCACACCAAAGGGCTACGACGTGGGCGACTTCAACGACGCTTTCACCCGCTACTTGAAGGCCGACGTCCCCAATGCGTGCCCGGAGCCCCAAGCCAGCACATCACCGCCGACATGCTTGACCGATGTTGCCGCAACGGAGCAACAGGTCGAGGCGCGTAGGGATGGTGAGCCTGACCTTATCAGAGCAACGGCCGCGCTGCTTGACCCGGCACCGCCCAAGTCGCCGACGTCGTTGGTAGACGCGGACTTCTAG
- a CDS encoding PriCT-2 domain-containing protein, with protein sequence MLKHVDQLNAAPMDFLKHFGALAVPSEISQPVHEVMTPSQSARSLLLLSAGLKRLSADCDYGNWLRLGALVFHVSGGTQEGFDCFDAWSATGKKYKGDRDTRAKWKSFRLDHPRPLTMASFRFILAEQGHDWQEVCAEADGDAFQVVKVEGQ encoded by the coding sequence ATGCTTAAGCATGTCGACCAACTGAACGCCGCACCAATGGACTTTCTGAAGCACTTCGGCGCGCTGGCGGTGCCGAGCGAGATCAGCCAGCCAGTGCACGAGGTAATGACTCCTTCACAGAGCGCCCGATCTTTGCTCCTGCTGTCTGCCGGCCTCAAGCGTCTTTCGGCAGACTGTGACTACGGCAATTGGCTGCGCCTGGGTGCGCTCGTGTTTCATGTCTCCGGCGGCACCCAAGAAGGCTTCGACTGCTTCGACGCATGGAGCGCTACGGGTAAGAAATACAAAGGTGATCGTGATACACGCGCCAAGTGGAAATCCTTTCGCCTGGATCATCCGCGCCCGCTGACCATGGCGTCGTTTCGCTTCATCTTGGCCGAGCAGGGCCATGACTGGCAGGAAGTCTGCGCCGAAGCCGATGGCGATGCCTTCCAGGTTGTCAAAGTGGAGGGCCAGTGA
- a CDS encoding bifunctional DNA primase/polymerase: protein METKETSGLHGRDEYHTQLVGLPDSNRSSALFWFGFGLAVIPVLPKTKKTAVTWDLWLQRLSARQITLHWIAHPGHEVGFIVGNSMIVFDADSAKAVAALIEAECRFGVQPSMIVQTTRGEHHYFAKSQDLPCNTTSKIVADPQDRIDIKTGRTMVILPPSTGKFLVKFGGQHA from the coding sequence ATGGAAACCAAGGAAACGTCCGGTCTTCACGGTCGCGACGAATATCACACCCAGCTAGTCGGCCTTCCCGACTCGAACCGTAGCAGCGCACTCTTCTGGTTCGGCTTCGGACTTGCTGTTATCCCCGTTCTGCCGAAGACAAAAAAGACCGCAGTCACATGGGATTTGTGGTTGCAGCGTCTGTCCGCGCGCCAAATCACCCTGCATTGGATTGCCCATCCGGGCCACGAAGTTGGCTTCATCGTCGGCAACAGCATGATCGTCTTTGACGCAGACAGCGCGAAGGCCGTTGCTGCGCTGATCGAGGCCGAGTGCCGTTTCGGCGTGCAGCCTTCAATGATCGTGCAAACGACGCGTGGAGAGCATCACTACTTCGCGAAGTCCCAGGACTTGCCGTGCAACACCACGAGCAAGATCGTCGCAGATCCCCAAGACCGCATCGATATCAAGACCGGCCGCACGATGGTGATCCTGCCCCCCAGCACCGGCAAGTTTCTCGTGAAATTTGGAGGTCAACATGCTTAA
- a CDS encoding helix-turn-helix domain-containing protein — protein MRSRREDLGWSQEKVGVLIGIDESSSRARISRYELGVHEPPVATARLIAAALKVSLPYLYCEDDDVAALLLALSDLPKVARRDKARQFAAMLG, from the coding sequence ATGCGATCCCGGCGCGAGGACTTGGGCTGGTCTCAGGAAAAGGTGGGGGTGCTGATCGGCATTGACGAGTCGAGCAGCCGGGCTCGAATCAGCCGCTATGAGCTAGGTGTCCACGAGCCACCTGTGGCGACAGCCCGCCTTATCGCCGCGGCATTGAAGGTGTCACTACCGTATCTCTATTGCGAGGATGATGATGTTGCGGCGCTACTGCTGGCGTTGAGCGATCTGCCGAAGGTTGCGCGGAGGGATAAGGCTCGCCAGTTCGCCGCTATGCTTGGGTAG
- a CDS encoding PEP-CTERM sorting domain-containing protein, with amino-acid sequence MDFTRLSSVLTVVGALMLPFAPASAATLTFEDLNSGQASYDVVPSPYKGFAFSGWFYGPDTVYAPASGSIDLFTDYADPTDPGAYVITSNNAITSAVEFVFDGAAFSGYSGVTFELWDAGNLVATSDSLPDSQGAAPYGPTFLASGYSGLVDKVVVSGVQGYFSMDDFTYHAPASNNVPEPGSLALVLFGLGIGGLSARRRR; translated from the coding sequence ATGGACTTCACGCGCCTCAGTTCAGTGTTGACTGTTGTGGGGGCTCTGATGCTCCCATTCGCGCCAGCAAGCGCGGCGACCCTCACCTTTGAGGACCTGAATTCGGGACAGGCCTCCTATGATGTGGTGCCGTCACCCTACAAGGGCTTCGCCTTCAGCGGTTGGTTCTACGGGCCGGATACGGTCTACGCGCCCGCTTCGGGCTCCATCGACCTGTTCACTGACTACGCAGACCCCACCGACCCGGGCGCCTACGTCATTACGAGCAACAACGCCATCACCAGCGCCGTGGAGTTCGTGTTTGACGGGGCCGCATTTTCGGGTTACTCCGGCGTGACGTTTGAGCTTTGGGATGCCGGCAACTTGGTCGCCACCTCGGACTCACTTCCCGACTCGCAGGGTGCGGCCCCCTACGGGCCGACCTTCTTGGCCAGTGGTTACTCGGGACTCGTTGACAAGGTTGTGGTCAGCGGAGTGCAAGGCTACTTCTCGATGGATGACTTCACGTACCACGCACCAGCGAGCAACAACGTGCCCGAGCCTGGATCGTTGGCTCTGGTGCTGTTTGGGCTCGGCATTGGTGGGCTATCGGCAAGACGTCGCCGCTAA
- a CDS encoding response regulator, translating to MATILVVDDELGIRALLSEILSDEGHTIELAENAAQARSVRERMRPDLVLLDIWMPDVDGITLLKEWGSSGQLSMPVIMMSGHGTIDTAVEATKFGAIAFLEKPITLQKLLRAVEQALVKTAPRPAPTVTMASFERNDMVGGLPISHAPTGLSVAPAVALPPQGLASEQVFELDRPLREARDAFEKSYFEFHLAKENGSMTRVAEKTGLERTHLYRKLKQLGVDLTRNKRNSGI from the coding sequence ATGGCAACCATTCTTGTAGTCGACGACGAACTGGGCATCCGAGCCCTCTTGTCTGAAATCCTCTCCGACGAGGGGCACACCATCGAACTGGCGGAGAACGCCGCCCAGGCCCGCAGCGTGCGCGAGCGCATGCGCCCGGACCTGGTGCTGCTGGACATCTGGATGCCCGATGTCGATGGCATCACGCTGCTGAAGGAGTGGGGCAGCTCGGGCCAGCTCTCGATGCCGGTGATCATGATGAGCGGCCACGGCACCATCGACACCGCGGTGGAAGCCACCAAGTTCGGTGCCATCGCCTTCCTCGAAAAGCCCATCACCCTGCAGAAGCTGCTGCGTGCGGTGGAGCAGGCCCTGGTGAAGACCGCGCCGCGCCCCGCGCCCACGGTGACGATGGCCAGCTTCGAGCGCAACGACATGGTGGGCGGCCTGCCCATCTCGCATGCGCCCACCGGCCTGAGCGTGGCGCCCGCGGTGGCCCTGCCGCCCCAGGGCCTGGCCTCCGAGCAGGTGTTCGAGCTGGACCGGCCGCTGCGCGAGGCGCGCGATGCCTTCGAGAAGAGCTACTTCGAATTCCACCTCGCCAAGGAGAACGGCTCGATGACCCGCGTGGCCGAGAAGACCGGCCTCGAGCGCACCCATCTGTACCGCAAGCTCAAGCAGCTGGGTGTCGATCTCACAAGAAACAAGCGCAACAGCGGAATTTAG
- a CDS encoding sensor histidine kinase, with amino-acid sequence MTKAARWAWVVSLVAVTGACGVLAFLLSIGATAPRGFFERHYVWLFWLNVVVAALLVLVIGIAAVRLVIRVKRGKFGSRLLLKLAAIFALVGVVPGLLIYTVSYQFVNRSIESWFDVKLASALDAGLKLGQGTLDSLVDDLGVKTRSAAERLAELNSMPQTLALERVREQLSARTVALVGPNGQILVGVGGDTHSLTPDRPQPELLRQARARGLVSKIDSLEEDPPRLRALALLPSSDLSLGGGDRYLMVVQALPASMVANALAVQAANAEYLQRGLERDGLRRMYLGTLTLVLVLAVFAALLLAVTLGNQLARPLLLLADGVRQVAQGDLTRKPVLSSRDELGGLTRSFADMTQQLADARGLVEQSVAQLESARTNLQTILDNLTAGVIVFDAQQRIDTVNPGATRILKLPLAAYRGRQLDEVPELAAFAKAVWQRYDMNAGTRLGTEGAGERDHWQEAFELQLDQSQDVLTLLVRGASLPHDARLMVFDDISEVVSAQRSQAWSEVARRLAHEIKNPLTPIQLSAERLQHKLEAKLEGTDQAMLVRSVATIVNQVQAMKQLVNEFRDYARLPAASLKGLDLNALVSEVLMLYAPAQEAGRLHAELTSEPPLINGDATQLRQVIHNLVQNALDAVSERPDGHVTVRTQKAFSDAGELRGLRLQVTDNGPGFAEKVLKRAFEPYVTTKSKGTGLGLAVVKKIADEHGARIRLVNLHKEGDEALPVVGAQVSLSFSKLATAPSPAETPETRRPA; translated from the coding sequence ATGACAAAAGCGGCGCGTTGGGCCTGGGTGGTCTCCCTGGTGGCGGTGACCGGCGCCTGCGGGGTGCTGGCCTTCCTGCTCTCGATCGGCGCCACCGCGCCGCGCGGCTTCTTCGAGCGCCACTATGTCTGGCTGTTCTGGCTCAACGTGGTGGTGGCGGCGCTGCTGGTGCTGGTGATCGGCATCGCCGCGGTGCGCCTGGTGATACGCGTGAAGCGCGGCAAGTTCGGCAGCCGCCTGCTGCTCAAGCTGGCGGCCATCTTCGCGCTGGTGGGGGTGGTGCCGGGGCTGTTGATCTACACCGTCTCCTACCAGTTCGTGAACCGCAGCATCGAGAGCTGGTTCGATGTGAAGCTGGCCAGCGCGCTGGACGCCGGCCTCAAGCTGGGCCAGGGCACGTTGGACAGTCTGGTGGACGACCTGGGCGTGAAGACGCGCAGCGCCGCCGAGCGCCTGGCCGAGCTCAACAGCATGCCGCAGACGCTGGCGCTGGAGCGCGTGCGCGAGCAGCTCTCGGCGCGCACCGTGGCCCTGGTGGGGCCCAACGGCCAGATCCTGGTGGGCGTGGGCGGTGACACCCATTCGCTCACCCCCGACCGGCCCCAGCCCGAGCTGCTGCGCCAGGCACGTGCCCGGGGCCTGGTGAGCAAGATCGACAGCCTGGAGGAAGACCCGCCGCGCCTGCGCGCGCTGGCCCTGCTGCCCTCCAGCGATCTCAGCCTGGGCGGCGGCGACCGCTACCTGATGGTGGTGCAGGCCCTGCCCGCCAGCATGGTGGCGAATGCGCTGGCGGTGCAGGCGGCGAATGCCGAGTACCTGCAGCGCGGCCTCGAACGCGATGGCCTGCGCCGCATGTACCTGGGCACCCTGACCCTGGTGCTGGTGCTGGCGGTGTTTGCCGCACTGCTGCTGGCGGTGACGCTGGGCAACCAGCTGGCGCGCCCGCTGCTGCTGCTGGCCGATGGCGTGCGCCAGGTGGCGCAGGGCGACCTGACGCGCAAGCCGGTGCTGAGCTCGCGCGACGAGCTGGGCGGCCTGACGCGTTCCTTCGCCGACATGACCCAGCAGCTCGCCGATGCGCGCGGCCTGGTGGAGCAGAGCGTGGCCCAGCTGGAGAGCGCGCGCACCAATCTGCAGACGATTCTGGACAACCTCACCGCCGGCGTGATCGTGTTCGATGCCCAGCAGCGCATCGACACCGTCAACCCCGGCGCCACCCGCATCCTCAAGCTGCCGCTGGCGGCCTACCGCGGCCGGCAGCTGGACGAGGTGCCGGAGCTGGCGGCCTTTGCCAAGGCGGTCTGGCAGCGCTACGACATGAATGCCGGCACCCGGCTGGGCACCGAGGGCGCGGGCGAGCGCGACCATTGGCAAGAGGCGTTCGAGCTGCAGCTGGACCAGAGCCAGGACGTGCTAACCCTGCTGGTGCGAGGCGCATCCTTGCCGCATGATGCGCGCCTGATGGTGTTCGACGATATCTCCGAGGTGGTCTCAGCCCAGCGCTCCCAGGCGTGGAGCGAGGTGGCGCGCCGCCTGGCGCACGAGATCAAGAACCCGCTCACGCCCATCCAGCTCTCCGCCGAGCGCCTGCAGCACAAGCTCGAGGCCAAGCTCGAGGGTACCGACCAGGCCATGCTGGTGCGCTCGGTGGCCACCATCGTCAACCAGGTGCAGGCGATGAAGCAGCTGGTGAACGAGTTCCGCGATTACGCGCGCCTGCCCGCCGCCAGCCTCAAGGGCCTGGACCTGAACGCGTTGGTGAGCGAGGTGCTGATGCTTTACGCGCCGGCGCAGGAAGCCGGCCGCCTGCATGCCGAGCTGACGAGCGAGCCGCCCCTCATCAACGGCGACGCCACCCAGCTGCGCCAGGTCATCCACAACCTGGTGCAGAACGCGCTCGACGCCGTGAGCGAGCGGCCCGACGGCCATGTGACCGTGCGCACGCAGAAGGCTTTCAGCGATGCCGGAGAGCTGCGCGGCCTGCGTCTGCAAGTGACGGACAATGGGCCCGGTTTTGCGGAGAAGGTGCTCAAGAGGGCCTTCGAGCCTTACGTGACGACCAAGTCCAAGGGCACCGGCCTCGGGCTGGCGGTGGTGAAGAAAATCGCAGATGAACATGGCGCCCGCATCCGCCTGGTGAATCTGCACAAGGAAGGCGACGAGGCGCTGCCGGTAGTGGGCGCTCAAGTTTCGTTATCATTTTCAAAACTCGCGACTGCACCGAGCCCGGCCGAGACGCCAGAAACGCGCCGGCCCGCGTGA